ACGTCAACGTCTCTTCGTATTTctggagaaaaaagaaaactaggcTTAGCAGCGATGGGCATAGAGCGAAGGCAAATAAGAAAGACCAAGAGTGGACAGGGTACTTACAAGACCAGCAAAGCCTTCGTTGCTGAAGATGTGGTCCTGTGGAAGCAGTGCTTAATATTATCTTTTAATCAAGGTCAACCCTATATGTCATATCGTGTGCGATAATGCACTAGAACACCTCGCTATGTTGCGAGGTGGAAAGTATGCGACCAGACGTAAGTTTTAACCTGCAGTAATATGACATAGCAGCTCGAACGATAAGCTTCTTTGCCGCCAGCAGTGCGTATACGTTAGGCGAGACTAAACGGCGGGAATCGAGCATATCTCGTGTACCTTCTAAATGCCGTATGCAGAGAGGTGAATTGCAAACAAACGCGCTGGTGTCATGTAGGCGTGCTAGTCGGTTTCCACTCACTATCAGAAGGCGCAGTTGATCGTAGACGACGGGAAAAAACGTTGCTCCGTGCACGACGTCGAAGATGGCACCCGTGCCTTTCCAGACTACATTCACGATAATGAGGGCTTTCATGCTCTGTTGAATAAGAAGAGGCGCGTGTGTTTTTTATTTATAGATACCGCGGTCTTAAACATAAGACTATAGCACCATAGTAGGTTGGTTATACAAACATttgcacagtaaaaaaaaatagagaaaaatatACAGCAGGTAAGGCGTCACCAACAACAAAATTACTACTCCATACTACAGTAGTATACAAACATTAGAAAAACAACATCACAGAGGTGTCATCCCACACGAGCGCATAATACAAACGTTCGAGCAATTGAGTGAGCCAGCTCAGATCACCAAGTAAGTTAAAGCACCAGCTATTGTAGCAGTGACTCAACCAATGACAACGAATTCGATGTAACTGCATGGTAAGCAAAATTGTTCCATTCAGTAATGCTTCTAGGGAAGTAGGAATATTTATAGCAGTTATCTTGCTGCCAAAGGTTTTATTGAAATGGAATGTCGCATGCGTGTAGCATAGCCTCTAGATTAACAAATTATTAGCGAGGTGTCAATATTGTGTTGCCCATTGGTCATCAAGTGGAAAAAAGAATTTCAAGCGATAAATACGATTCATATCAGTAATGGATGGTAATCCACTTTTTCTGAGAAGGTCAGTAATGGAGGAGCGGCCATAAGAATGAGATAAAtctggctgctttttttttctaatccttTCTAATCTGTGAATATTGGTCCTAGTGTAGGGGTTCCAGATGTTTAcagcatattctaagattggccgGACAACAGCGTTATAAGCAAGTGAACGAGCTTCAGGTGTAGCAAACCGTAATGTGCGCCTCAAAAAGAACAGTTTCCGCAAAGTTCGCAGGTATAGTTTTGCATTAATCTTGAGCCTAAACGAAACCGGCGAAGTCCAAACTTAAGATGAACACCTTCGCTCAAAGTTGTTGACATATTTCCACGAGAATAACGAGTTTAAGTTCTGTGATTAGGCAGAATTAAGAAGACAGAAAATATACAAGGCACACGAGCGGACCAAATGTATCTGCAAGCTTGAACGAGTCTGGACAGTTGTCAGTCCTTTATCCAGTTTGCTATGTTCCGTCATCTCCCGTTGTTTATTATGAGACACTGCAAGTGTAATAACTACGAGGATTGGCAGCCTCTGTTACGGCAGCGCTAACCAGCTGTCATATTTAAAAGATAAGCTAAAAAGCGAATCTTGTTCGTGCATAGCCTGTCCATATTAAATAACGAAAGTCCAGCCATATTCCATTGTACTCACGAAGTAGACGCCAATCAGGAGACCAAGGTCTGTCACGACTCCGGCGAGGAAGCGGACCACGAGCGTTATCACGTACAGAAGCAGAGCTGAAACATTATACATGCTCAACACAAATATACCTACATggaagtaaatttgtaataagttCTCCTATAGTGCACTTTCTACAAAAGTGAgggtgctagaggacagcttactctctttttactcccctCTACGTAGAGTGTATACTATATATCGTCTCAGCATATATGACGACGCTATGGCTATGTGCGCTTGTTGCTAGCGCTTAAAAGGCCtacacgcagaaaaaaaagcatgctTACACTTGATATGCAGCCCGTGCAAGTTTTCTCGAGGACAATCAGGTAAATTAAAAGAAATATACCGCTTTATATCCGTGAGATAGGCACGGCTGTATTCACGCCTGAGAAACCATTTCATAACATGGGCCAAATGTTGCCGGCTCAAATTGTGCTTCATTTGATAGTACTGCGTGTCTTGCTGTTGTCTTCACAAGCCACCTGCCCTGAtgctttcataactgcgctacaAGCTTCGACGCGACAGCGACATAAACAGCAGCGGATCACCCAGAAGCGTGCTCATAATCGTGTGTGACAGCAGGGGGCACATTGGCGAAGTCATTTTTGTTGAGGCAATAAGAGGCTCGCCGTCATTAATAGTATATGTAGTATATACCGTAACCAACATCCTATAGCTGTGGCCACGACTGAGTGCTGCTTGTGCCGTTCCGACTCAATTCAAAAGCGATGTAATATTTCTGAAACGCAAGAAGTAGATTTAAGAGACGGGAAAAATGGCGTACAATAAAAATAAGTAAAGGCGTAATGTTCTCCCTCGTGTTAGTCTAATGGGCGGGTTCGAATCAAAGATAGGTCAAGTGGCCGTGATCATCcgccagactacgcccactgcagggcaaaggcctctccaattaaccctgtcctttgccagctgcgcccaccgtatatctgcaaacttcttaatctcatccgcccacctaaccatgACCATATTAGGCTTAGACGAGGTGCAAACAGCGCGAAGTGTCAAAAACACGAGTTCGTCACATTAACCGCAGATTGCTCACTTACGCTGTTGTTCGATGTCGAATTCCAGGAGCACCTTGTCTTTCAACGTGAAGAACAGCAGGATGGAATTTACGAGCTGGAAAGAGCCGCAGCGGTCCAGTTAGGCCTAACTCTTAGACTAGCGCGATACGCCCCTAATTCCGGGACGTCGCTGTTCTCAAGGCGCGCGTCATTACTCACTAGGCATTGCAGAGAAAAGATGGCGATGCTCAGCTTGGTCTGGAGCTTCAGCCAGGCGATTCCGGATCGAAACATAGCTCCTAGTACTTGCTGTGTTGCTGGCGCCTCTGGCTGCGATTCGCACGGGTGCGCGACGAGAGAGGAcacgctcttcttcttcttcttcgtctcttAAGAGGGCTCGCTTAGACGGTAGGGGAATCGGCCGCGGCTCAGTGAATTTATTCGGTAAGAATGAAGattaatgcagtttttttttgtccccCTTCGCCCTGTTTAGTTTGCGAACGAAAGACACTCCAAGAGATGCGGCTCAGTTGGGGAGCAGCTCGTTTTCCCTGTATTTTTGTCGTTTGCTTCTTCGTACTTGCAGACCGTGGCTGTTTGTTTCCTTCGTTCAATGTAAtcactaaactttttttttactgttcggTCGCTGCCGTTCTTCTAATATTTTATTGTTTAGTGGAAGTACCAGCTGGAATAGGTACAGTTAGGAAATATGCAGCATGTACGCAATTCGcatataaagaagaaaacacacagaaCAGCACTGGCACTTGACTGCTTCCTTACTGGAAAAGACACCAATGCTATATATGCATTTTTTTGGAACTGTCGTTAATCGTGGGCGTTTCAGTTTTTCACGCAGCACATTTCACTTCTCGCATAAGGTGATCTTTCCAATAAAGAAATTGTTGAGTGTCAGTGCTGTTccatgtgttttcttttttgtttcggcATGTTTTGCGTGTGTTGATGTCATTCAAAAATAGGGTAGGAAACGGCATTTTGTGGCAGTGCTTCTTCGTTCCAGGGTTTTCCTTTACTAGAGGGCGGGAGGTGAGGGATTTACACAAATGAAATGTGTATACCAGCTGAatggttttcttctttttatttctttacattTTCTTATTGGGTGCATCGCCGTCCCTGTTTTTAGCATATCCACGCCCATGCTACTAGCCTTGGGGGCCTTCTCATATATTTGACTGCGCAAAAATTTTTTCATCTAGCGTGGCTGCCATTTTGGTGTGCAGGGCACTGCCTAGCTTGGAGCCGAACACGATGCAGTGATGCCAGGGAGGCATAATGAGATAACCATACATACACACTGACGCTGCTCGCTTATAAAATGTACCGCCTGATTTGATCCTGACGTGAGGCAGTGTCTCGGTTGACAAGGACTTGAAGAAGCTTTTATTAAGCAATAATTAACTCTGCACAGATT
The Amblyomma americanum isolate KBUSLIRL-KWMA chromosome 3, ASM5285725v1, whole genome shotgun sequence genome window above contains:
- the LOC144125360 gene encoding uncharacterized protein LOC144125360 produces the protein MFRSGIAWLKLQTKLSIAIFSLQCLLVNSILLFFTLKDKVLLEFDIEQQPLLLYVITLVVRFLAGVVTDLGLLIGVYFSMKALIIVNVVWKGTGAIFDVVHGATFFPVVYDQLRLLIDHIFSNEGFAGLKYEETLTCTLYLMLALLMGYGTYRINLYYRGLYMEDARMTTVDVAASRIISSVSNTDNRHKII